In Cupriavidus taiwanensis, the following are encoded in one genomic region:
- the rfaD gene encoding ADP-glyceromanno-heptose 6-epimerase, with protein sequence MTIIVTGAAGFIGSNLVKGLNDRGETQVIAVDNLTRADKFHNLVDCEISDYLDKQDFLARFARGEFGKVRAVFHEGACSDTMETDGRYMMENNYRYTLSLMESCLEQGAQFLYASSAATYGASQVFREDREFERPLNVYGYSKFLFDQIVRRRLPSALSQIVGFRYFNVYGPRETHKGRMASVAFHNFNQFRADGTVKLFGEYGGYGPGMQSRDFISVEDVVKVNLFFFDHPEKSGIFNLGTGRAQPFNDIAATVVNTLREAEGKPPLSLDDLVQEGLVEYVKFPDALRGKYQCFTQSDVSKLRGAGYGERFLTVEEGVARYCRWLLERNG encoded by the coding sequence ATGACCATCATCGTCACCGGTGCCGCGGGCTTTATCGGCAGCAATCTCGTCAAGGGCCTGAACGACCGCGGCGAGACCCAAGTCATCGCCGTCGACAACCTGACCCGCGCCGACAAGTTCCACAACCTGGTCGACTGCGAGATCTCCGATTACCTGGACAAGCAGGACTTCCTCGCGCGCTTTGCCCGCGGCGAGTTCGGCAAGGTCCGCGCGGTGTTCCATGAGGGCGCGTGCTCCGACACCATGGAGACCGACGGCCGCTATATGATGGAGAACAACTACCGCTACACGCTGTCGCTGATGGAGAGCTGCCTGGAGCAGGGCGCGCAGTTTCTCTATGCGTCGTCGGCGGCGACCTACGGCGCCTCGCAGGTGTTCCGCGAAGACCGCGAGTTCGAGCGTCCGCTGAACGTGTACGGCTACTCCAAGTTCCTGTTCGACCAGATCGTGCGGCGCCGGCTGCCGTCGGCGCTGTCGCAGATCGTCGGCTTCCGCTACTTCAACGTGTACGGTCCGCGCGAAACCCACAAGGGCCGCATGGCGTCGGTGGCGTTCCACAACTTCAACCAGTTCCGCGCCGACGGCACGGTGAAGCTGTTCGGCGAATACGGCGGCTATGGCCCGGGCATGCAGAGCCGCGATTTCATCTCGGTCGAGGACGTGGTCAAGGTCAACCTGTTCTTCTTCGACCATCCGGAGAAGTCCGGCATCTTCAACCTCGGCACCGGCCGCGCCCAGCCGTTCAACGACATCGCCGCCACCGTGGTCAACACGCTGCGCGAGGCCGAAGGCAAGCCGCCGCTGTCGCTGGACGACCTGGTGCAGGAAGGGCTGGTCGAGTACGTCAAGTTTCCCGACGCACTGCGCGGCAAGTACCAGTGCTTCACGCAGTCCGATGTGTCGAAGCTGCGTGGCGCCGGCTACGGCGAGCGCTTCCTGACGGTGGAGGAAGGCGTGGCGCGCTACTGCCGCTGGCTGCTCGAGCGCAACGGCTGA
- a CDS encoding ComEA family DNA-binding protein, with translation MAMHWIRQLARRFSLISLAATLCLLAGGTARAAVDVNTADEAALTAVKGVGPATARHIVEERNKRGPYKDAADLAERVSGIGPKSVAKLQDAGLTIAGKGAAAAAPSAAPPATPAPAKAAKPAR, from the coding sequence ATGGCCATGCACTGGATCCGGCAACTTGCCCGGCGTTTTTCCCTGATCTCCCTCGCGGCAACCCTCTGCCTGCTTGCCGGCGGCACCGCGCGTGCCGCCGTCGACGTCAACACCGCTGACGAGGCGGCGCTGACCGCGGTCAAGGGCGTGGGACCGGCCACGGCCCGCCACATCGTCGAAGAGCGCAACAAGCGCGGACCGTACAAGGACGCCGCCGACCTGGCCGAACGCGTCAGCGGCATCGGGCCGAAGTCCGTGGCCAAGCTGCAGGACGCCGGCCTGACCATCGCCGGCAAGGGCGCGGCCGCCGCCGCGCCATCCGCTGCGCCGCCTGCCACGCCTGCGCCCGCAAAGGCGGCAAAGCCCGCCCGCTAG
- a CDS encoding solute carrier family 23 protein: MANGEDAGFLPQWRLKTQGVIGPDERLPAGQTLLAGIQHVVAMFGSTAIAPILMGFNPNIAILFSGIGTLIFFLCVRGRVPSYLGSSFAFIAVVIAATGYAGSGPNLNIPVALGGIIAAGALYTVIGLVVQAVGYAWVEKLMPPVVTGAIVAAIGLNLAPVAVKAVSGAALDTWVGLLTVVAVGLVAVRAPGMIGRLPVLIGGLAGYLAYYLGTNVMGLGKPIDFSGVGAASWFGLPAFTAPTFELNAMLLIAPVAIVLVAENLGHIKAIGVMTGRNLDPYIGRAFIGDGIATMLSASGGGTGVTTYAENMGVMAVTKIYSTLIFVVAAAVAILLGFSPKFGALILTIPGPVIGGLTIVVFGLIAATAGRIWVQNHVDFSSSRNLITVGATLTVAAGDLTLKLGGMTLGGIGTATFGCILLYHLLGEGNREEG; encoded by the coding sequence ATGGCGAATGGCGAGGACGCGGGATTCCTGCCGCAATGGCGGCTCAAGACCCAGGGCGTGATCGGCCCGGACGAGCGTCTGCCCGCGGGGCAGACACTGCTGGCCGGCATCCAGCACGTGGTGGCGATGTTCGGCTCGACCGCCATCGCGCCGATCCTGATGGGCTTCAACCCGAATATCGCCATCCTGTTTTCCGGCATCGGCACGCTGATCTTCTTCCTGTGCGTGCGCGGCCGGGTGCCCAGCTACCTGGGCTCCAGCTTCGCCTTCATTGCCGTGGTGATCGCCGCCACCGGCTATGCCGGCAGCGGCCCCAACCTGAATATCCCGGTGGCGCTGGGCGGCATCATCGCCGCCGGCGCGCTGTACACCGTGATCGGCCTGGTGGTGCAGGCGGTGGGCTACGCCTGGGTCGAAAAGCTGATGCCACCGGTGGTGACCGGCGCCATCGTCGCGGCGATCGGGCTGAACCTGGCGCCGGTGGCGGTCAAGGCGGTCAGCGGCGCGGCGCTGGATACCTGGGTGGGGCTGCTGACCGTGGTCGCGGTGGGGCTGGTCGCGGTCCGCGCGCCCGGCATGATCGGACGGCTGCCGGTGCTGATCGGCGGGCTGGCCGGCTATCTGGCCTACTACCTGGGCACCAATGTGATGGGCCTGGGCAAGCCGATCGATTTTTCCGGCGTGGGCGCCGCCAGCTGGTTCGGCCTGCCGGCGTTCACCGCGCCGACGTTCGAACTCAACGCCATGCTGCTGATCGCGCCGGTGGCGATCGTGCTGGTGGCCGAGAACCTCGGCCATATCAAGGCCATCGGCGTGATGACCGGCCGCAACCTCGATCCCTACATCGGCCGCGCCTTTATCGGCGACGGCATCGCCACCATGCTGTCTGCCAGCGGCGGCGGCACCGGCGTGACCACCTATGCCGAGAACATGGGGGTGATGGCGGTGACCAAGATCTATTCGACGCTGATCTTCGTGGTGGCGGCCGCGGTGGCCATCCTGCTGGGCTTCTCGCCCAAGTTCGGCGCCTTGATCCTGACCATCCCGGGGCCGGTGATCGGCGGGCTGACCATCGTCGTGTTCGGCCTGATCGCGGCCACGGCGGGCCGGATCTGGGTGCAGAACCATGTGGACTTCTCCAGCTCGCGCAACCTGATCACGGTCGGCGCCACGCTGACGGTGGCGGCCGGCGACCTGACGCTGAAGCTGGGCGGCATGACGCTGGGTGGTATCGGCACCGCCACCTTCGGCTGCATCCTGCTGTACCACCTGCTGGGCGAAGGCAACCGCGAGGAAGGCTGA
- the cysM gene encoding cysteine synthase CysM translates to MAYKTIEDTIGNTPLVRLQRIPGAANDARGNVILGKLEGNNPAGSVKDRPAVSMIARAEARGRIKPGDTLIEATSGNTGIALAMAAAIRGYKMVLIMPEDLSLERRQSMAAYGAEIILTPVKGGMEYARDLADAMERDGKGVILDQFANPDNPQAHYEGTGPEIWRDTNGRITHFVSAMGTTGTITGVSRYLKEQNPGIQIVGAQPAEGSRIPGIRKWPEAYLPKIYDPKFIDRTEPVSQGDAEHMARRMASEEGIFCGISAAGALCVALRIAEEVENATIVFVVCDRGDRYLSTGVFPA, encoded by the coding sequence ATGGCCTACAAGACAATTGAAGACACCATCGGCAATACGCCGCTGGTCAGACTGCAGCGCATCCCCGGCGCCGCCAACGACGCGCGCGGCAATGTGATCCTCGGCAAGCTCGAAGGCAACAATCCGGCCGGTTCCGTCAAGGACCGTCCGGCGGTGTCGATGATCGCCCGGGCCGAAGCGCGCGGACGCATCAAGCCGGGCGATACCCTGATCGAGGCGACGTCGGGCAATACCGGCATCGCGCTGGCGATGGCAGCCGCGATCCGCGGCTACAAGATGGTGCTGATCATGCCCGAGGACCTGAGCCTCGAGCGCCGCCAGAGCATGGCGGCCTACGGCGCCGAGATCATCCTGACCCCGGTCAAGGGCGGCATGGAGTATGCGCGTGACCTGGCCGATGCGATGGAGCGCGACGGCAAGGGCGTGATCCTCGACCAGTTCGCCAACCCGGACAACCCGCAGGCGCACTACGAGGGTACCGGCCCCGAGATCTGGCGCGATACCAACGGACGCATCACCCACTTCGTGTCGGCGATGGGCACCACCGGCACCATCACCGGCGTGTCGCGCTACCTGAAGGAGCAGAATCCCGGGATCCAGATCGTCGGCGCGCAGCCGGCCGAAGGCTCGCGCATCCCGGGCATCCGCAAGTGGCCGGAAGCCTATCTGCCCAAGATCTACGATCCCAAGTTTATCGACCGCACCGAGCCGGTAAGCCAGGGCGATGCCGAGCACATGGCGCGCCGCATGGCGAGCGAAGAAGGCATCTTCTGCGGGATTTCGGCCGCGGGCGCGCTTTGCGTCGCGCTGCGGATTGCGGAGGAAGTGGAGAACGCCACGATCGTGTTTGTGGTGTGCGATCGTGGGGATCGGTATCTGTCGACTGGGGTGTTTCCGGCCTGA
- the mltB gene encoding lytic murein transglycosylase B, protein MTDTQRSLRRPLLGAALSAAALGLCGLSPSLLAAGKRRVSVREEEIEPGRYRDNPQARAFIDEMVARHGFDRGLLQDWFGQAVYSATVVRLIMPPATTGRKSWRTYRSRFIEPIRINAGVRFWQDNRDTLRRAEAEFGVPASVIVGIIGVETIYGRDMGSFRVLDSLSTLAFDYPATPNREARSTLFRNQLADYLLWCRDTRTDVYSVLGSYAGAIGIPQFMPTSLREYAIDYDNNGHIDLRNSPTDAIGSVARFLQLHGWEPGRPVVWRIAPDAGSLGVATAAADGEPWPTRTLNQLTRAGMRVDEPINLAREGETGVLVVDLPTPDQPTEYLLGLRNFYVLTRYNRSFFYALAVYQLGEAVKAAMA, encoded by the coding sequence ATGACCGACACCCAGCGCTCTCTGCGACGCCCCCTGCTGGGCGCCGCGCTTTCCGCTGCCGCACTCGGACTCTGCGGCCTCTCCCCGAGCCTGCTCGCCGCCGGCAAGCGCCGCGTCAGCGTGCGCGAGGAAGAAATCGAACCCGGCCGCTACCGCGACAACCCGCAAGCGCGTGCCTTTATCGACGAGATGGTGGCCCGCCACGGCTTCGACCGCGGCCTGCTGCAGGACTGGTTCGGGCAGGCGGTCTATTCGGCCACGGTGGTGCGGCTGATCATGCCGCCCGCCACCACCGGCCGCAAAAGCTGGCGCACCTACCGCTCGCGCTTCATCGAGCCGATCCGCATCAACGCGGGCGTGCGCTTCTGGCAGGACAACCGCGACACGCTGCGCCGCGCCGAGGCCGAATTCGGCGTGCCGGCCTCGGTCATCGTCGGCATCATCGGCGTGGAAACCATCTACGGCCGCGACATGGGCTCGTTCCGCGTGCTCGACTCGCTGTCGACGCTGGCGTTCGACTACCCGGCCACGCCCAACCGCGAAGCCCGCAGCACGCTGTTCCGCAACCAGCTGGCCGACTACCTGCTGTGGTGCCGCGACACCCGCACCGATGTCTACTCGGTGCTGGGCTCGTATGCCGGCGCCATCGGCATTCCGCAGTTCATGCCGACCAGCCTGCGCGAATACGCCATCGACTACGACAACAACGGCCACATCGACCTGCGCAACAGCCCCACCGATGCCATCGGCAGCGTGGCGCGCTTCCTCCAGCTGCACGGCTGGGAGCCGGGCCGCCCGGTGGTGTGGCGCATCGCCCCCGACGCCGGCAGCCTGGGCGTCGCTACCGCGGCCGCCGACGGCGAGCCGTGGCCGACCCGCACGCTCAATCAGCTGACCCGCGCCGGCATGCGCGTGGACGAGCCCATCAACCTGGCGCGCGAAGGCGAAACCGGCGTGCTGGTGGTGGACCTGCCGACGCCCGACCAGCCCACCGAGTACCTGCTGGGCCTGCGCAACTTCTACGTGCTGACGCGGTATAACCGCAGCTTCTTCTATGCGCTGGCGGTGTACCAGCTCGGGGAGGCGGTGAAAGCGGCGATGGCGTGA
- a CDS encoding histone deacetylase family protein, protein MPTGYYTHPEFQRHEMGHFHPECPERLQAIEDHLISHGLDGLLERREAPPATREQLERVHRPEHVDALESASPSSGYHAIDPDTSMNAHTLAAATLAAGAAVAATDAVIAGEFENAFCCVRPPGHHAEPGRAMGFCFYNNVAIAARHALQAHGLERVAIIDFDVHHGNGTEAAFRGDERVMMCSIFQHPFYPYSGTEHLAPNMVNIPLPAYSNGMAVREVVETIWLPRLNEFRPQMLFISAGFDAHREDDLGQMGLVEQDYAWITGQLVDVARTHAQGRIVSCLEGGYNLSALGRSVLAHLKVLLEH, encoded by the coding sequence ATGCCGACCGGCTATTACACGCACCCCGAGTTCCAGCGGCACGAGATGGGGCACTTCCATCCGGAATGCCCGGAGCGCCTGCAGGCGATCGAGGACCACCTGATTTCGCACGGCCTGGACGGGCTGCTCGAGCGCCGCGAGGCGCCGCCCGCCACGCGCGAGCAGCTCGAGCGCGTGCACCGGCCCGAGCACGTTGACGCGCTGGAAAGCGCCAGCCCGTCGAGCGGCTACCACGCGATCGACCCGGACACCTCGATGAACGCGCACACGCTCGCCGCCGCGACGCTGGCCGCGGGCGCGGCGGTGGCGGCCACCGATGCGGTCATCGCCGGCGAGTTCGAGAACGCGTTCTGCTGCGTGCGCCCGCCCGGCCACCACGCCGAACCGGGCCGCGCCATGGGCTTCTGCTTCTACAACAACGTGGCCATCGCCGCGCGCCACGCCTTGCAGGCGCACGGGCTCGAGCGCGTGGCGATCATCGACTTCGACGTGCACCACGGCAACGGCACCGAGGCGGCGTTCCGCGGCGACGAGCGCGTGATGATGTGCAGCATCTTCCAGCACCCGTTCTATCCCTACAGCGGCACCGAGCACCTGGCCCCGAACATGGTCAACATCCCGCTGCCGGCCTACAGCAACGGCATGGCGGTGCGCGAGGTGGTCGAGACCATCTGGCTGCCGCGCCTCAATGAATTCCGTCCGCAGATGCTGTTCATCTCGGCCGGCTTCGACGCGCACCGCGAGGACGACCTGGGCCAGATGGGCCTGGTGGAACAGGACTACGCCTGGATCACCGGCCAGCTGGTCGACGTCGCGCGCACGCATGCGCAGGGCCGCATCGTCAGCTGCCTCGAGGGCGGCTACAACCTCAGCGCGCTGGGCCGCAGCGTGCTGGCGCACCTGAAGGTGCTGCTCGAACATTAG
- a CDS encoding enoyl-CoA hydratase, whose amino-acid sequence MAENDARVDAPLLTESRDAAGVARLTMNRPQAFNALSEGLLDALTEALRRLAADDSVRVVVLAGAGKAFCAGHDLREMRAAPSHDYYRRLFDRCTRMMMAIQRMPQPVIARVQGIATAAGCQLVAMCDLAVAADDARFAVSGVNLGLFCSTPGVALSRNLHRKQAMEMLLTGDMIDAASARERGLVNRVVPAAELDAEVARLAASICAKPAAAVAAGKGLFYRQLEMGIEAAYQLAGQTMACNMMDEAALEGVLAFIDKRPPSWRDC is encoded by the coding sequence ATGGCCGAGAACGATGCGCGCGTCGACGCGCCGCTGCTGACCGAATCGCGCGATGCCGCCGGCGTGGCGCGCCTGACCATGAACCGGCCGCAGGCGTTCAACGCCTTGTCCGAAGGGCTGCTCGATGCGCTGACCGAGGCGCTGCGCCGGCTGGCCGCCGACGACAGCGTGCGCGTGGTGGTGCTGGCCGGCGCCGGCAAGGCCTTCTGCGCCGGACACGACCTGCGCGAGATGCGCGCGGCGCCGTCGCACGACTACTACCGGCGCCTGTTCGACCGCTGCACGCGCATGATGATGGCGATCCAGCGCATGCCGCAGCCGGTGATCGCGCGCGTGCAGGGCATTGCCACCGCTGCCGGCTGCCAGCTGGTGGCGATGTGCGACCTGGCGGTGGCGGCGGACGATGCGCGGTTCGCGGTGTCCGGCGTCAACCTGGGGCTGTTCTGTTCGACGCCGGGGGTGGCGCTGTCGCGCAACCTGCACCGCAAGCAGGCGATGGAGATGCTGCTGACCGGCGACATGATCGACGCCGCCAGCGCCCGCGAGCGCGGCCTGGTCAACCGGGTGGTGCCGGCCGCCGAGCTGGACGCCGAGGTGGCGCGGCTGGCCGCCAGCATCTGCGCCAAGCCGGCCGCCGCCGTCGCCGCCGGCAAGGGGCTGTTCTACCGCCAGCTCGAGATGGGCATCGAGGCGGCCTACCAGCTTGCCGGCCAGACCATGGCCTGCAACATGATGGACGAGGCGGCGCTGGAGGGGGTGCTGGCCTTTATCGACAAGCGGCCGCCGTCCTGGCGTGACTGCTGA
- a CDS encoding methionine ABC transporter ATP-binding protein, producing MIELQGLSQRFPGASGDVHALRDVSLSIAAGEVFGIIGRSGAGKSTLVRAINLLNRPTSGRVIVAGQDLTALDTGALRLARRDIGMIFQHFNLLSSRTVYDNVALPLELAGKPRAEIAATVLPLLDLVGLSALKDRYPAQISGGQKQRVGIARALASKPKVLLSDEATSALDPETTRSILELLKQINRDLGLTIVMITHQMEVIKQVCDRVAVLEAGEVVETGRVIDVFLRPQHEVTRAMIGDVISQELPASVLKRVESRLGNGRDHVYRLAFTGEGVDQPVLAQAIRRYGLDFNILHGHIDEIQGQAFGSLAIMATGELADVKAAMEYLQAQGVVVEEFEHVV from the coding sequence ATGATCGAACTGCAAGGACTGTCGCAGCGCTTCCCGGGCGCGTCTGGCGACGTGCATGCATTGCGGGACGTCAGCCTGTCGATTGCGGCCGGCGAAGTGTTCGGCATCATCGGGCGCAGCGGCGCGGGCAAGAGCACGCTGGTACGCGCCATCAACCTGCTGAACCGGCCCACCAGCGGCCGCGTCATCGTCGCCGGCCAGGACCTGACCGCGCTGGACACAGGCGCGCTGCGCCTGGCCCGCCGCGACATCGGCATGATCTTCCAGCACTTCAACCTGCTGTCGTCGCGCACCGTCTATGACAACGTGGCGCTGCCGCTGGAGCTCGCCGGCAAGCCCAGGGCGGAGATTGCCGCCACCGTGCTGCCGCTGCTGGACCTGGTCGGCCTGTCGGCGCTGAAGGACCGCTACCCGGCGCAGATCAGCGGCGGGCAGAAGCAGCGCGTGGGCATTGCGCGCGCGCTGGCGAGCAAGCCCAAGGTGCTGCTGTCGGACGAGGCCACTTCCGCGCTGGACCCGGAAACCACCCGCTCCATCCTGGAGCTGCTCAAGCAGATCAACCGCGACCTGGGCCTGACCATCGTGATGATCACGCACCAGATGGAAGTCATCAAGCAGGTCTGCGACCGCGTCGCCGTGCTCGAGGCCGGCGAGGTGGTCGAGACCGGCCGCGTGATCGACGTGTTCCTGCGCCCGCAGCACGAGGTCACGCGCGCCATGATCGGCGATGTCATCTCGCAGGAACTGCCGGCGAGCGTGCTCAAGCGCGTGGAGAGCCGGCTCGGCAACGGGCGCGACCACGTCTACCGCCTCGCCTTTACCGGCGAGGGCGTCGACCAGCCGGTGCTGGCGCAGGCGATCCGCCGCTACGGGCTGGACTTCAATATCCTGCACGGCCATATCGACGAGATCCAGGGCCAGGCCTTCGGCTCGCTGGCGATCATGGCCACGGGCGAACTGGCCGACGTGAAGGCGGCGATGGAATACCTGCAGGCGCAAGGCGTCGTGGTGGAGGAGTTCGAGCATGTGGTCTGA
- a CDS encoding methionine ABC transporter permease, translating to MWSEMFDLFLTSFNETLLMVAISGVVGALLGVPLGVLLHLTNRGGVLSHPLFNRSIGVVVNAVRSIPFIILLVVVIPFTRFIVGSSIGTTAAIVPLTIAAIPFIARLVESALREVDKGLVEAAQSMGATTGQIVWKVLLPEAMPGIVAGLTITFVSLVGYSAMAGAIGGGGLGDLGIRYGYQRYITEVMVAVVVILIVFVQAVQSFGDWLVRRISHR from the coding sequence ATGTGGTCTGAAATGTTTGACCTGTTCCTGACCTCGTTCAACGAGACCCTGCTGATGGTGGCGATCTCGGGCGTGGTCGGCGCGCTGCTGGGCGTGCCGCTGGGGGTGCTGCTGCACCTGACCAATCGCGGCGGCGTGCTGTCGCATCCGCTGTTCAACCGCAGCATCGGCGTGGTTGTCAATGCGGTGCGCTCGATCCCGTTCATCATTCTGCTGGTGGTGGTGATCCCGTTCACGCGCTTCATCGTCGGTTCGTCGATCGGCACCACGGCGGCGATCGTGCCGCTGACCATCGCGGCGATCCCGTTCATTGCGCGGCTGGTGGAAAGCGCGCTGCGCGAGGTCGACAAGGGCCTGGTCGAGGCGGCGCAGTCGATGGGCGCGACCACCGGCCAGATCGTGTGGAAGGTGCTGCTGCCCGAGGCCATGCCCGGCATCGTCGCCGGCCTGACCATCACCTTCGTCAGCCTGGTCGGCTACTCGGCCATGGCCGGTGCGATCGGCGGCGGCGGCCTGGGCGACCTGGGCATCCGCTATGGCTACCAGCGCTACATCACCGAGGTGATGGTCGCGGTGGTGGTGATCCTGATCGTATTCGTGCAGGCGGTGCAGAGCTTCGGCGACTGGCTGGTCCGCCGCATCAGCCACCGCTGA
- a CDS encoding MetQ/NlpA family ABC transporter substrate-binding protein codes for MQRRNLLQWMLGAALGAALATGASAQDKPIKIGVTGGPHAQIMEQVKKVAAKDGLNIQVVEFSDYVQPNAALAAGDLDANSYQHLPYLEAQIKDRGYKFTHIAYTVTFPMGVYSKKLRSLDQLKQGARVGVPNDPTNGGRGLLLLQSKGVIKLKPNAGLKATPLDIAENPKKLRIVELDAAQLPRSLDDLDAAAINGNYAESAGLSPTKDAIAMEGPKGPYANLIAIREADKGKPWVAKLVKAYHSPEIKQYVTSTFKDSVITAW; via the coding sequence ATGCAACGTCGCAACCTGCTGCAATGGATGCTCGGCGCCGCGCTCGGCGCCGCGCTGGCCACCGGCGCGAGCGCCCAGGACAAGCCGATCAAGATCGGCGTGACCGGCGGCCCGCACGCCCAGATCATGGAACAGGTGAAGAAGGTCGCCGCCAAGGACGGCCTGAACATCCAGGTGGTCGAGTTCAGCGACTATGTCCAGCCCAACGCCGCGCTGGCCGCCGGCGACCTCGATGCCAACAGCTACCAGCACCTGCCGTACCTGGAAGCCCAGATCAAGGACCGCGGCTACAAGTTCACGCATATCGCCTACACGGTGACGTTCCCGATGGGCGTGTACTCGAAGAAGCTCAGGTCGCTCGACCAGCTCAAGCAGGGCGCGCGCGTGGGCGTGCCCAACGACCCCACCAACGGCGGCCGCGGCCTGTTGCTGCTGCAGAGCAAGGGCGTGATCAAGCTCAAGCCCAACGCCGGCCTGAAGGCCACGCCGCTGGACATCGCCGAGAACCCGAAGAAACTGCGCATCGTCGAACTGGACGCCGCGCAGCTGCCGCGTTCGCTCGATGACCTCGATGCGGCGGCGATCAACGGCAACTACGCGGAATCCGCCGGCCTGTCGCCGACCAAGGACGCGATCGCCATGGAAGGCCCCAAGGGACCGTACGCCAACCTGATCGCGATCCGCGAGGCCGACAAGGGCAAGCCCTGGGTGGCCAAGCTGGTGAAGGCCTACCATTCGCCGGAAATCAAGCAATACGTCACATCGACCTTCAAGGACTCGGTGATCACCGCCTGGTAA